The Deinococcus sonorensis KR-87 genome includes a window with the following:
- a CDS encoding valine--tRNA ligase — translation MNELPKSFEPSAAEPRWAERWFREPFRADATSSKPPFTIVIPPPNVTGNLHLGHALDNTLIDTLIRYKRMQGFETLYLPGMDHAGISTQVVVERQLKGEGQSRFDLGREAFLERIWSWKTQSGGQILEQLRRLGVSADWTRERFTMDELLSRAVRHQFVKLYHEGLAYRGERIVNWDPASQTTLSELEIDREERKGQMSTLRYQLADPGTPASNGEPGEIRIATVRPETIFADQAIAVHPDDERFRHLIGLKARIPLTRRLIPIIADEAVEMGFGVGALKITPAHDPTDFEIGERHNLSRPSVIDLDGNLAGELVPEEFRGLERFAARKAVLKALEQAGDLVEQKDHVTAIGISERTKVPVEPIVSTQWFVKTRPLADAVLAGLDAGDITLIPERYSKVNRDWLQNIRDWNISRQLWWGHQIPAWYDEQGNVYVPDPEQPDLDCDQDPRYAHLNLRRDPDVFDTWFSSNLWPFSTLGWPDLDSEDFAKFYPTQVLVTGYDILFFWVARMQMAGYALTGQAPFSQVMLHGLYLDSKGQKMSKSKGNGIDPLSLFDEYGVDASRFAFAFLSTGGQDIRHDPRRFEQGRNFANKLWNATRFALLNLGRAADAGLLGETGGDDLTRYVRHAVRERTGDPIRSRDALAQVRAQPELLTLADRWIISRLDQVTGEVSAQLDALDLGAAIRTLYSFTWDEFCDWYIEAAKPALQAGQLGSLVTVKAVLEHILKMLHPFMPFITSELYEALGHRRQLAVHSWPRPDEALHDQEASRAFEVLRGAVNAARSLKAELGLSPQDRLGVQVEGEGAATVLDNRAVVESIARVTLVDGLEGRTLSAVEQGVTVLAPLEGTVDVQDWLGKQRKRLTELEKQIRQAEGKLGNEGFVARAPAEVIEEERRRVADFGAQKTRLEAVLAQFQA, via the coding sequence ATGAACGAACTGCCCAAATCCTTTGAACCGTCTGCCGCCGAGCCCCGCTGGGCCGAGCGCTGGTTCCGCGAGCCGTTCCGCGCCGACGCGACCAGCAGCAAGCCGCCCTTCACCATCGTGATTCCGCCGCCCAACGTGACCGGCAACCTGCACCTGGGCCACGCCCTGGACAACACCCTGATCGATACCCTGATCCGCTACAAGCGCATGCAGGGCTTCGAGACGCTGTATCTGCCCGGCATGGATCACGCCGGCATCAGCACCCAGGTGGTGGTGGAGCGGCAGCTGAAGGGGGAGGGGCAGAGCCGCTTCGACCTGGGCCGGGAAGCGTTCCTGGAACGCATCTGGAGCTGGAAAACCCAGTCGGGCGGGCAGATTCTGGAGCAGCTGCGGCGGCTGGGGGTCAGCGCCGACTGGACCCGCGAGCGCTTCACCATGGACGAACTGCTCAGCCGGGCGGTGCGCCATCAGTTCGTGAAGCTGTACCACGAGGGGCTGGCGTACCGGGGCGAGCGCATCGTCAACTGGGACCCGGCCAGCCAGACCACCCTCTCGGAGCTGGAAATCGACCGCGAGGAGCGCAAAGGGCAGATGTCCACGCTGCGCTATCAGCTGGCCGACCCCGGCACGCCGGCCAGCAACGGTGAGCCGGGCGAGATCCGGATTGCCACGGTGCGTCCGGAGACCATCTTCGCGGATCAGGCGATCGCGGTGCACCCGGACGACGAGCGCTTCCGGCACCTGATCGGGCTGAAGGCGCGCATTCCGCTGACCCGCCGCCTGATTCCGATCATCGCGGACGAGGCGGTCGAGATGGGCTTCGGGGTGGGCGCCCTCAAGATCACCCCGGCCCACGACCCCACCGACTTCGAGATCGGGGAGCGGCACAATCTCTCGCGGCCCAGCGTCATTGACCTGGACGGCAACCTGGCGGGCGAGCTGGTGCCGGAGGAGTTCCGGGGCCTGGAGCGCTTTGCGGCCAGAAAAGCCGTGCTGAAGGCCCTGGAGCAGGCCGGCGATCTGGTGGAGCAGAAGGACCATGTCACGGCCATCGGCATCTCGGAGCGCACCAAGGTGCCGGTGGAGCCGATCGTCAGCACCCAGTGGTTCGTGAAGACCCGGCCGCTGGCCGACGCGGTGCTGGCCGGGCTGGACGCCGGCGACATCACGCTGATTCCGGAGCGCTACAGCAAGGTCAACCGCGACTGGCTGCAGAACATCCGCGACTGGAACATCAGCCGTCAGCTGTGGTGGGGCCACCAGATTCCAGCGTGGTACGACGAGCAGGGCAACGTGTACGTGCCGGACCCGGAACAGCCGGACCTGGACTGCGACCAGGACCCGCGCTACGCGCACCTGAACCTGCGCCGCGACCCGGACGTCTTTGATACCTGGTTCTCCAGCAACCTGTGGCCGTTCTCCACGCTCGGCTGGCCGGACCTGGACAGCGAGGACTTCGCCAAGTTCTACCCGACCCAGGTGCTGGTGACCGGCTACGACATCCTGTTCTTCTGGGTGGCCCGCATGCAGATGGCCGGCTACGCCCTGACCGGTCAGGCGCCGTTCTCGCAGGTGATGCTGCACGGCCTGTACCTGGACAGCAAAGGCCAGAAGATGTCCAAGAGCAAGGGCAACGGCATCGACCCGCTTTCGCTCTTCGACGAGTACGGCGTGGATGCCTCGCGCTTCGCCTTCGCGTTCCTCTCGACGGGTGGCCAGGACATCCGCCACGACCCCCGGCGCTTCGAGCAGGGCCGCAACTTTGCCAACAAGCTGTGGAACGCCACCCGCTTCGCGCTGCTGAATCTGGGCCGCGCTGCCGACGCCGGGTTGCTGGGCGAAACGGGGGGCGACGACCTGACCCGCTACGTGCGTCACGCGGTGCGGGAACGGACCGGCGACCCGATCCGCAGTCGGGACGCGCTGGCGCAGGTGCGGGCCCAGCCGGAGCTGCTGACGCTGGCCGACCGCTGGATCATCAGCCGGCTGGATCAGGTGACGGGCGAGGTGAGTGCCCAGCTGGACGCGCTGGACCTGGGCGCGGCCATCCGCACGCTGTACAGCTTCACCTGGGACGAGTTCTGTGACTGGTACATCGAGGCGGCCAAGCCGGCGCTGCAGGCGGGGCAGCTGGGGTCGCTGGTGACGGTCAAGGCGGTGCTGGAGCACATCCTGAAGATGCTGCACCCGTTCATGCCGTTCATCACCAGCGAGCTGTACGAGGCGCTGGGCCACCGCCGTCAGCTGGCGGTGCACAGCTGGCCGCGCCCGGATGAGGCGCTGCACGATCAGGAGGCCAGCCGCGCCTTCGAGGTGCTGCGCGGCGCCGTGAACGCGGCCCGCAGCCTCAAGGCCGAGCTGGGGCTCTCGCCGCAGGACCGTCTGGGCGTGCAGGTGGAGGGCGAGGGTGCCGCGACGGTGCTGGACAACCGCGCCGTGGTGGAGAGCATCGCCCGTGTGACGCTGGTGGACGGGCTGGAGGGCCGCACCCTCAGCGCGGTGGAGCAGGGCGTGACGGTGCTGGCGCCGCTGGAAGGCACTGTGGATGTGCAGGACTGGCTGGGCAAGCAGCGCAAGCGACTGACCGAGCTGGAGAAGCAGATCCGGCAGGCCGAGGGCAAGCTGGGCAACGAGGGCTTCGTGGCCCGCGCACCCGCCGAGGTGATCGAGGAGGAGCGCCGCCGGGTGGCTGACTTCGGCGCCCAGAAGACGCGTCTGGAAGCGGTGCTGGCCCAGTTCCAGGCGTAA
- a CDS encoding NUDIX hydrolase, which translates to MGIQKFPSMQLARACAARDRRREKALCFVVQGERLLVFDHVGVPDAGVQLPAGGVEPGESPAEAAVRELWEESGLRLSAPVHLLSYEWRRQLPERLTHQVCHAFAFRAPDGLPETWTHPADGEVFQYRWAPLDRPALDWDMDTALPALWHHLQESV; encoded by the coding sequence ATGGGCATTCAGAAATTTCCATCCATGCAGCTGGCGCGGGCCTGTGCGGCGCGTGACCGGCGGCGCGAGAAGGCCTTGTGTTTTGTGGTGCAGGGCGAGCGGCTGCTGGTCTTTGACCACGTCGGCGTGCCGGACGCCGGGGTGCAGCTCCCGGCCGGCGGCGTGGAGCCGGGCGAGTCGCCCGCAGAAGCCGCCGTGCGCGAGCTGTGGGAGGAATCCGGGCTGCGGCTGAGCGCTCCGGTGCACCTGCTGTCGTACGAATGGCGGCGGCAGCTGCCGGAGCGCCTGACGCATCAGGTCTGCCACGCGTTTGCCTTCCGGGCCCCGGACGGGCTGCCGGAAACCTGGACCCACCCGGCGGACGGCGAGGTGTTCCAGTACCGCTGGGCTCCGCTGGACCGCCCGGCCCTGGACTGGGACATGGACACGGCGCTGCCCGCCCTCTGGCATCATCTTCAGGAGTCTGTATGA
- a CDS encoding gluconeogenesis factor YvcK family protein, whose translation MTQVRPPGQRRRWRLRLRGRRAARGRVRWLIPGLGVKRWFVLFAVCSLVGAFSFLHLTWTGPLHFAATRWILYLNALTEPTVMPLWMVGLIVTLLALVGAVTSMVMLNRSILKAIGNDPNTALDQIHQTRTLSRGARVVAVGGGTGLSQLLSGLKAHSGHITALVTVADDGGSSGRLREALDMIAPGDLTDCYAALSDSPVLARLLLHRFHRGEGIEGHTFGNLMLATLSEEQGGLAGAMQDVHEVLKVRGKVYPATTAPATLVAQLSDGREVRGESQLASALGAAHIERVRLEPPNLPTLPAVVEAIREAELIVLGPGSLYTSIIPALLVPQVAAAIRASDAPLVYVAAIMTEPGETDGLALERHDEAIMQHLGRKPDLLLVNQQSVPSDVLARYAQEGAVPLTSLGISTRIRPRVRLAALLEHGPTAHHDPQALARVLLRLVERRTRW comes from the coding sequence ATGACGCAGGTGCGTCCGCCGGGCCAACGGCGGCGCTGGCGTCTGCGGCTGCGTGGGCGCCGGGCCGCCCGTGGCCGGGTGCGCTGGCTGATTCCCGGCCTGGGAGTCAAGCGCTGGTTCGTGCTGTTCGCCGTGTGTTCGCTGGTGGGGGCCTTCAGTTTCCTGCACCTGACCTGGACCGGTCCGCTGCACTTTGCCGCCACCCGCTGGATTCTGTACCTCAATGCCCTGACCGAGCCGACCGTGATGCCGCTGTGGATGGTGGGCCTGATCGTGACGCTGCTGGCGCTGGTGGGCGCCGTGACCAGCATGGTGATGCTCAACCGCAGCATTCTGAAGGCCATCGGCAACGACCCGAACACGGCGCTGGACCAGATTCACCAGACCCGCACCCTCTCCAGGGGCGCGCGGGTGGTGGCGGTGGGCGGCGGCACCGGCCTGTCGCAGCTGCTGTCCGGGCTCAAGGCGCACAGCGGGCACATCACGGCGCTGGTGACGGTGGCGGACGACGGTGGCTCGTCGGGGCGGCTGCGCGAGGCGCTCGACATGATCGCGCCCGGCGACCTGACCGACTGCTACGCGGCCCTCTCGGACAGTCCGGTGCTGGCCCGGCTGCTGCTGCACCGCTTTCACCGCGGCGAGGGCATTGAAGGGCACACCTTCGGCAACCTGATGCTGGCCACCCTCTCCGAGGAGCAGGGCGGGCTGGCCGGCGCGATGCAGGATGTCCACGAGGTGCTGAAGGTGCGCGGCAAGGTCTACCCGGCCACCACGGCCCCCGCCACGCTGGTGGCGCAGCTGTCAGACGGGCGCGAGGTGCGCGGCGAGAGTCAGCTGGCCAGCGCGCTGGGGGCGGCCCACATCGAGCGGGTGCGGCTGGAACCGCCCAACCTGCCCACCCTGCCGGCGGTGGTGGAGGCGATCCGGGAGGCGGAGCTGATCGTGCTGGGGCCCGGCAGCCTGTACACCTCGATCATCCCGGCGCTGCTGGTGCCGCAGGTCGCGGCGGCCATCCGCGCCTCGGACGCCCCGCTGGTGTATGTGGCGGCCATCATGACCGAGCCGGGCGAGACGGACGGGCTGGCCTTGGAACGCCACGACGAGGCGATCATGCAGCATCTGGGCCGGAAGCCGGACCTGCTGCTGGTCAACCAGCAGTCGGTGCCGTCGGATGTGCTGGCCCGCTATGCCCAGGAGGGCGCGGTGCCGCTCACCTCGCTGGGCATCTCCACCCGCATCCGGCCGCGCGTGCGGCTGGCCGCCCTATTGGAACACGGCCCCACCGCCCACCACGACCCGCAGGCGCTGGCCCGGGTGCTGCTGCGGCTTGTGGAGCGGCGCACCCGCTGGTAG
- the rapZ gene encoding RNase adapter RapZ, with amino-acid sequence MSFIVVSGLSGSGKSTVLRTLEDAAYFAVDNLPPELWGALGDLARARGLERVAVSTDARTREFLAAVEPSLERLKRREDVRIIFLEADDEELLRRYNLTRRTHPMGEDSLMLDFQRERELLAVLRSLAEIVIDTTRLTGAQLATHITQLLNVKQDFDLRLTTFGFKHAPPRDADLVLDVRTLPNPYYDPRLRPRTGQDPEVAAYVFDGPDSEAFYLQLREYVRQSAERAKGAGRHSYSVAVGCTVGQHRSVAVAERLRAELGDLGARIIDHRDMALGEHV; translated from the coding sequence ATGTCTTTTATCGTGGTTTCCGGCCTCTCGGGCAGCGGCAAGAGCACCGTGCTGCGGACCCTGGAAGACGCCGCCTATTTTGCCGTGGACAACCTGCCGCCGGAGCTGTGGGGCGCGCTGGGCGACCTGGCGCGCGCCCGTGGCCTGGAGCGGGTGGCGGTCAGCACCGACGCCCGCACCCGCGAGTTTCTGGCAGCGGTGGAGCCGAGCCTGGAGCGGCTCAAGCGGCGCGAGGACGTGCGCATCATCTTTCTGGAGGCCGACGACGAGGAACTGCTGCGCCGCTACAACCTGACCCGCCGCACCCACCCGATGGGCGAGGACAGCCTGATGCTGGACTTCCAGCGCGAACGCGAGCTGCTGGCGGTGCTGCGCAGCCTCGCCGAGATCGTGATCGACACCACCCGGCTGACCGGCGCGCAGCTGGCGACCCACATCACCCAGCTGCTGAATGTGAAGCAGGACTTCGACCTGCGCCTCACCACCTTTGGCTTCAAGCATGCGCCCCCCCGCGACGCCGATCTGGTGCTGGACGTACGGACGCTGCCCAACCCCTACTACGACCCCCGGCTGCGGCCGCGCACCGGGCAGGACCCGGAGGTGGCGGCCTACGTCTTTGACGGCCCCGACAGCGAGGCGTTCTATCTGCAGCTGCGCGAGTACGTGCGCCAGAGTGCTGAGCGGGCAAAGGGGGCCGGGCGGCACAGTTACAGCGTGGCGGTCGGCTGCACCGTTGGCCAGCACCGCAGCGTGGCGGTGGCCGAGCGGCTGCGCGCCGAGCTGGGCGACCTGGGGGCCAGGATCATCGATCACCGGGACATGGCGCTGGGCGAACACGTATGA
- a CDS encoding DMT family transporter gives MSVYLMLALAILAEVVGTSALRASAGCTRLLPSVLGDAAAFFLICRGLTVLPLGLTSAIWSGVGAGLTAVIGWLSFRDAFYWLALGGIGFIVVGMALLHRSGGARH, from the coding sequence ATGAGTGTCTACCTGATGCTTGCCCTGGCCATCCTCGCGGAGGTGGTCGGAACCAGCGCGCTGCGGGCCAGCGCCGGCTGCACCCGCCTGCTGCCGTCGGTGCTGGGGGATGCGGCGGCGTTCTTTCTGATCTGCCGGGGGCTGACCGTGCTGCCGCTGGGCCTCACCTCCGCTATCTGGTCCGGGGTGGGCGCTGGCCTGACCGCCGTGATCGGCTGGCTGTCCTTCCGCGACGCCTTTTACTGGCTGGCGCTGGGCGGCATCGGGTTCATCGTGGTCGGGATGGCGCTGCTGCACCGGAGCGGAGGGGCGCGGCACTGA
- the recF gene encoding DNA replication/repair protein RecF (All proteins in this family for which functions are known are DNA-binding proteins that assist the filamentation of RecA onto DNA for the initiation of recombination or recombinational repair.) yields the protein MQLLSLSTLNYRNLQDATLPFPAGVSGLWGENGAGKTNLLEAAYLALTGLTDAPRLEQLVRSGEREAYVRADLMAGGSLSVLETGVGRGRRTTRVDGVRVRGQELPRGSAVWIRPEDSELVYGPPTLRRAYLDALLSRLSPRHAQMLQRYDRTLAQRNAALRAGEDWAMAVWDESLVTLGSEIMQLRRRAAGRLAELAAAAHAQLGSQKPLQLQLQESTDPERFRHDLGRRRAEELSRGATVVGPHRDDLNLTLGDFPAGDYASRGEARTIALALRKAELDLLTEKFGEQPVLLIDDFSAELDPHRRAFLLQLAASVPQAIVTGTEAFPGAARTLHVAAGGVLAQEVEA from the coding sequence GTGCAGCTGCTCTCGCTCTCGACCCTGAACTACCGCAACCTCCAGGACGCCACCCTGCCGTTCCCGGCGGGGGTCAGCGGCCTGTGGGGCGAGAACGGCGCCGGCAAGACCAACCTGCTGGAAGCCGCCTACCTGGCGCTGACCGGCCTCACCGACGCGCCCCGGCTGGAGCAACTGGTGCGCAGCGGTGAGCGTGAGGCGTACGTGCGCGCCGACCTGATGGCCGGCGGCAGCCTCAGCGTGCTGGAGACCGGTGTGGGCCGGGGCCGGCGCACCACCCGGGTGGACGGGGTGCGGGTGCGCGGTCAGGAGCTGCCGCGCGGCAGCGCCGTATGGATCCGCCCGGAAGACTCGGAGCTAGTGTACGGCCCGCCCACCCTGCGCCGCGCGTACCTGGACGCGCTGCTGTCGCGCCTGAGTCCGCGCCACGCCCAGATGCTGCAGCGCTACGACCGCACGCTGGCCCAGCGCAACGCGGCGCTGCGGGCCGGCGAGGACTGGGCCATGGCCGTCTGGGACGAGTCGCTGGTCACGCTGGGCAGCGAGATCATGCAGCTGCGGCGCCGGGCGGCGGGCCGGCTGGCCGAGCTGGCCGCCGCCGCCCACGCGCAGCTGGGCAGCCAGAAGCCGCTGCAGCTGCAGCTGCAGGAATCCACCGACCCCGAGCGTTTCCGCCACGACCTGGGCCGCCGCCGCGCCGAGGAGCTGAGCCGCGGCGCAACGGTGGTGGGACCACACCGCGACGACCTGAACCTGACGCTGGGCGACTTTCCGGCCGGCGATTACGCCAGCCGGGGCGAAGCGCGCACCATCGCGCTGGCGCTGCGCAAAGCCGAGCTGGATCTGCTGACCGAGAAGTTCGGCGAGCAGCCAGTGCTGTTGATTGACGACTTCTCAGCTGAGCTGGACCCGCACCGCCGCGCCTTTCTGCTGCAGCTGGCCGCCAGTGTGCCGCAGGCGATCGTGACCGGCACCGAGGCGTTCCCGGGGGCGGCCCGCACCCTGCACGTGGCGGCCGGCGGCGTGCTGGCGCAGGAGGTGGAGGCGTGA
- a CDS encoding DUF721 domain-containing protein has protein sequence MRSRTGRTHQMAGLLGETLAKRGLRLGVSRARSVLMWPQAVGPEMARLTRARNQHGTTLYVETRDSAHAHHFTLQRHHFLARLQALLGDQSVTELRFVVGTLPTEPKPLPPDPLPAPDLVRAREMVQEVPEPLLDAAQRAAEAITRARRWREQQGYRTCPVCGEATREQPCRACTLTLQDPLVCRAAPRLARDPSLLLRLPDTLGDSGTHAARHLALQQLAAQMELLALECVRSGGEPHYQEFLAEQARLYVALLQRRSHAVLTREHRRLLPERVRQVLEAEQP, from the coding sequence GTGAGGTCGCGCACCGGCCGCACCCACCAGATGGCCGGGCTGCTGGGCGAGACGCTGGCCAAGCGGGGCCTGCGGCTGGGCGTCAGCCGTGCCCGCAGCGTGTTGATGTGGCCGCAGGCGGTGGGGCCGGAGATGGCCCGCCTGACCCGCGCGCGCAACCAGCACGGCACGACCCTGTACGTGGAAACCCGCGACAGCGCCCACGCCCACCACTTCACGCTGCAGCGGCACCACTTCCTGGCACGGCTGCAGGCGCTGCTGGGCGACCAGAGCGTCACCGAGTTGCGCTTCGTGGTGGGCACGCTGCCCACCGAGCCCAAGCCGCTGCCGCCCGACCCGCTGCCGGCCCCCGATCTGGTGCGCGCCCGCGAGATGGTGCAGGAGGTGCCGGAGCCGCTGCTGGACGCCGCCCAGCGGGCCGCCGAGGCCATCACCCGTGCCCGGCGCTGGCGGGAGCAGCAGGGCTACCGCACCTGTCCGGTGTGCGGGGAGGCCACCCGCGAGCAGCCGTGCCGCGCCTGCACCCTGACGCTGCAGGACCCGCTGGTGTGCCGCGCGGCGCCACGGCTGGCGCGCGACCCCAGCCTGCTGCTGCGCCTGCCCGACACCCTGGGCGACAGCGGCACCCATGCCGCGCGCCACCTGGCGCTGCAGCAGCTGGCCGCCCAGATGGAACTGCTGGCGCTGGAGTGTGTGCGCAGCGGCGGCGAGCCGCACTACCAGGAGTTTCTGGCCGAGCAGGCGCGGCTGTACGTGGCCCTGCTGCAGCGCCGCAGCCACGCCGTGTTGACCCGCGAGCACCGGCGGCTGCTGCCGGAGCGGGTGCGGCAGGTGCTGGAAGCCGAACAGCCGTAA